From one Acidibrevibacterium fodinaquatile genomic stretch:
- a CDS encoding lysophospholipid acyltransferase family protein, giving the protein MRGVRHRLEARLGQGVFAALGWLGPARASDLGGAIARAIGPLLPVSGVAEANLRRALPALDARARRAIIRAVWDNLGRTMAEFPHLPRLARTSSGPGWEIVGEEIVRDLAAKGGPVIFVSAHTGNWEMLPPIAAHFGIPLASFYRPLGNPHLDARINALRRAALGAGAGAGVNGRQVVNFRKGAAGARAAFAHLLRAGYLGMLVDQKLNDGVAARLFGEMAMTAPAPATLALRFRCPVIPTRIERLGPARFRLVVEPALALPEGAERGEMIAALTQAINDRLETWIRARPGEWLWLHRRWPPPVAPKGPAPSWEKGFRA; this is encoded by the coding sequence ATGAGGGGCGTGCGCCACCGGCTGGAGGCACGGCTGGGGCAGGGGGTGTTCGCCGCACTCGGCTGGCTCGGCCCGGCGCGGGCGTCTGATCTCGGCGGCGCCATCGCGCGCGCGATCGGACCTCTGCTGCCGGTATCCGGCGTTGCCGAGGCCAATCTCCGCCGCGCCCTGCCGGCGCTGGATGCGCGCGCGCGCCGCGCCATCATCCGCGCCGTCTGGGACAATCTCGGCCGCACGATGGCGGAATTTCCCCATCTCCCGCGCCTCGCGCGCACCAGTTCCGGCCCCGGCTGGGAGATCGTCGGCGAGGAGATCGTGCGCGATCTCGCGGCCAAGGGTGGGCCGGTGATTTTCGTCTCCGCCCATACCGGCAATTGGGAAATGCTGCCGCCGATCGCCGCCCATTTCGGCATTCCGCTGGCGAGCTTTTATCGCCCGCTCGGCAATCCCCATCTCGATGCCCGGATCAATGCCCTTCGCCGCGCCGCCCTGGGCGCGGGGGCGGGGGCGGGGGTGAACGGGCGGCAGGTGGTGAATTTCCGCAAAGGCGCCGCCGGCGCCCGCGCCGCTTTCGCCCATCTCCTGCGCGCCGGCTATCTCGGGATGCTGGTCGACCAGAAGCTGAACGATGGCGTCGCCGCCCGCCTGTTCGGCGAGATGGCGATGACCGCGCCGGCGCCGGCGACGCTGGCGCTCAGGTTTCGCTGCCCAGTGATCCCGACCCGCATCGAGCGCCTCGGCCCGGCGCGGTTTCGCCTCGTCGTCGAGCCCGCCTTGGCGCTGCCCGAGGGCGCCGAACGCGGGGAGATGATCGCCGCCCTCACCCAGGCGATCAACGACCGGCTGGAGACCTGGATCCGCGCCCGCCCGGGCGAATGGCTGTGGCTGCATCGCCGCTGGCCGCCCCCCGTGGCGCCCAAGGGGCCGGCACCATCATGGGAAAAAGGTTTTCGCGCGTGA
- a CDS encoding 3-deoxy-D-manno-octulosonic acid transferase: MFPLFRVLWAAAGTLAAPGLRLMLWARARRGKEIAARLGERRGIAALPRPAGKLLWLHAASVGETVSLLPVLCELARQAPEISVLLTTGTVTSAELLAVRLPALGLAGRVTHGFVPLDVPAWVARFLDHWRPDAAAFVESELWPNLLAACTRRRIPLMLINARLSARSFARWRRWPWIARGLLGGFASIRARSAEDAARFAALGAPGVRAVGDLKFAAAELPADPAALAALRAAIGPRPVFLAASTHPGEEAIILAVHHRLTARHRDLLTILVPRHPARGGAIASLPGAAMAPRRSTGAGPPDLREGGLYIADTLGELGVFYRLASLAFIGGSLVPHGGQNPLEAARLGVALVIGPYHQNFAEAVVALAGAGAARTVRDGDELATVVGQWLDDPEARAAMAALGPAAAARFADLPAATAAALRGLVGRRR; this comes from the coding sequence ATGTTCCCATTGTTTCGCGTCCTTTGGGCGGCGGCAGGGACGCTGGCGGCGCCGGGATTGCGCCTCATGCTGTGGGCGCGGGCGCGGCGGGGCAAGGAAATCGCGGCCCGCCTTGGCGAGCGGCGCGGGATCGCGGCATTACCGCGGCCGGCGGGAAAACTGCTCTGGCTGCACGCGGCAAGCGTCGGCGAAACCGTCTCGCTGCTCCCCGTGCTCTGCGAACTCGCGCGCCAAGCGCCGGAGATTTCGGTGCTGCTGACCACCGGCACCGTCACCTCGGCCGAACTCCTCGCCGTGCGGCTGCCGGCGCTCGGGCTCGCCGGGCGCGTGACGCATGGCTTTGTCCCGCTCGATGTCCCGGCCTGGGTCGCGCGGTTTCTCGACCACTGGCGGCCGGACGCGGCGGCCTTCGTCGAGAGCGAACTCTGGCCCAATCTGCTCGCCGCCTGCACCCGCCGCCGCATCCCCTTGATGCTGATCAATGCCCGCCTTTCGGCGCGGAGCTTCGCGCGCTGGCGGCGCTGGCCTTGGATCGCGCGCGGCCTTCTCGGCGGGTTTGCCTCGATCCGCGCCCGCAGCGCCGAGGACGCGGCGCGTTTCGCCGCCCTCGGCGCACCAGGGGTGCGGGCGGTCGGCGATCTCAAATTCGCCGCCGCCGAACTGCCCGCCGATCCCGCGGCGCTGGCCGCACTGCGCGCGGCGATCGGGCCGCGGCCGGTCTTTCTCGCCGCCAGCACCCATCCCGGCGAGGAAGCAATCATTCTCGCCGTCCATCACCGCCTCACCGCGCGCCATCGCGATCTCCTGACCATCCTCGTCCCCCGCCATCCGGCGCGCGGGGGGGCGATCGCGTCCCTTCCCGGCGCGGCGATGGCGCCACGCCGGAGCACCGGCGCCGGGCCGCCGGACTTGCGCGAAGGCGGGCTCTATATCGCCGACACGCTCGGCGAATTGGGCGTTTTCTACCGCCTGGCGAGCCTTGCCTTCATCGGCGGCAGCCTGGTTCCGCATGGCGGGCAGAACCCGCTCGAGGCGGCGCGGCTCGGGGTTGCGTTGGTGATCGGCCCCTATCATCAGAATTTCGCCGAGGCGGTGGTGGCGCTGGCCGGCGCGGGGGCGGCGCGCACGGTCCGCGACGGGGACGAATTGGCGACGGTGGTCGGCCAATGGCTCGATGATCCCGAGGCGCGGGCGGCGATGGCGGCTTTGGGGCCGGCGGCGGCGGCGCGGTTCGCGGATTTGCCGGCGGCGACGGCGGCGGCGCTCCGCGGCCTCGTGGGCCGGCGGCGATGA
- the lpxK gene encoding tetraacyldisaccharide 4'-kinase: MRLRPPAFWAYGRGGLAAHLLAPVAALVGSAARLRAARKGWRAPVPVLCIGNATLGGAGKTTLALDLGARLRAGGIGVHFLTRGYGGRVRGVRRVAPWDDAAAVGDEPKLLASVAPTWVGADRAASARAAIAAGAELLLMDDGLQNPGLEKTLSLLVIDGASGFGNGLVVPAGPLRERVADAAARVAAAVLIGDDRTGALARLPPALPVLRARLAPGPGARALAGVRVHAIAGIARPEKFHATLAAAGAILVGHSDFPDHHRFTAAELDRALTQAARNDARPVTTPKDATRLPPAFQKAIAIADVDLVWDEPDAIAALLGGLAAKGGSRGKPRGK, translated from the coding sequence ATGAGGCTCCGCCCACCTGCGTTCTGGGCTTACGGTCGGGGCGGGCTCGCCGCCCACCTGCTTGCGCCGGTCGCGGCGCTGGTTGGCAGCGCGGCGAGACTGCGGGCCGCGCGAAAAGGCTGGCGGGCGCCGGTGCCGGTGCTTTGTATCGGCAATGCGACGCTCGGCGGCGCCGGCAAAACCACGCTCGCGCTCGATCTCGGCGCCCGGCTGCGCGCCGGCGGGATCGGCGTTCATTTCCTCACCCGCGGCTATGGCGGGCGGGTGCGCGGCGTGCGGCGGGTGGCGCCTTGGGATGACGCGGCGGCGGTCGGCGATGAGCCGAAGCTGCTCGCCTCGGTTGCGCCCACCTGGGTCGGGGCCGACCGCGCCGCCTCGGCGCGCGCCGCGATTGCGGCCGGGGCGGAACTGCTCCTGATGGATGATGGTCTGCAAAATCCTGGCCTTGAGAAAACCCTCTCGCTGCTGGTGATCGACGGCGCGAGCGGGTTCGGCAATGGCCTTGTGGTGCCGGCCGGGCCGCTTCGCGAGAGGGTCGCGGACGCGGCGGCGCGGGTGGCGGCGGCGGTGTTGATCGGCGATGATAGGACGGGGGCGCTCGCGCGCCTGCCGCCGGCGCTGCCGGTGCTCCGCGCCCGCCTCGCCCCCGGCCCCGGCGCGCGCGCCCTGGCCGGGGTGCGGGTCCATGCCATCGCCGGCATCGCGCGGCCGGAGAAATTTCACGCGACCCTCGCCGCCGCCGGCGCCATCCTCGTCGGGCATAGCGATTTTCCCGACCATCACCGCTTCACCGCCGCCGAGCTGGACCGGGCACTGACGCAAGCGGCGCGCAACGACGCCCGGCCGGTGACGACCCCGAAAGACGCAACCCGCCTTCCGCCCGCCTTTCAGAAGGCCATCGCCATCGCCGATGTCGATCTGGTATGGGATGAACCGGACGCGATCGCCGCCCTGCTCGGCGGTCTCGCGGCCAAGGGGGGATCGAGGGGAAAACCCAGGGGGAAATAA
- a CDS encoding lysophospholipid acyltransferase family protein, which produces MGKRFWQHPSVQKAAIWLLRAYLAFALKTTRWRLVGEASTTTILAGAPVIAAFWHEVLPLMPALRWRSAGRLKVLISRHRDGQIIANVVRGLGIEVVHGSTARGAKSRGGAAGLRRLLALLAAGEQVVITPDGPRGPRRRAAPGVAQLAALSGVPIMPCAAMTRPRITLPSWDRMVLPLPFGRGVIVCAETIRVARDGAEAALPAIEAALTAAAEAARRACG; this is translated from the coding sequence ATGGGAAAACGGTTTTGGCAGCATCCGAGCGTGCAAAAAGCGGCGATATGGCTGCTGCGCGCCTATCTCGCCTTCGCGCTCAAGACCACCCGCTGGCGGCTGGTGGGCGAGGCGAGTACGACGACCATTCTCGCCGGCGCGCCGGTGATCGCGGCATTCTGGCATGAGGTGCTGCCGCTGATGCCCGCACTCCGCTGGCGCTCGGCAGGACGGCTCAAGGTCTTGATCAGCCGCCATCGCGATGGGCAGATCATCGCCAACGTGGTGCGCGGCCTCGGCATCGAGGTGGTGCATGGCTCGACCGCGCGGGGCGCCAAGTCGCGCGGTGGGGCGGCTGGTCTCCGCCGGCTGCTCGCGCTGCTCGCGGCCGGCGAGCAGGTGGTGATCACGCCCGATGGGCCGCGCGGGCCGCGCCGGCGCGCCGCCCCCGGCGTTGCCCAGCTCGCCGCCCTCTCCGGCGTTCCGATCATGCCGTGCGCGGCGATGACGCGGCCGCGGATCACCCTCCCCTCCTGGGACCGGATGGTGCTGCCGCTGCCGTTCGGGCGCGGCGTCATCGTCTGTGCCGAGACCATCCGGGTTGCGCGCGACGGCGCCGAGGCGGCGCTGCCGGCGATCGAGGCGGCGCTAACAGCGGCGGCAGAGGCCGCGCGGCGCGCGTGCGGTTAG